A single genomic interval of uncultured Desulfobacter sp. harbors:
- the gatB gene encoding Asp-tRNA(Asn)/Glu-tRNA(Gln) amidotransferase subunit GatB, with amino-acid sequence MAFEPVIGLEVHAQLKTKTKIFCNCSTTFGKAPNANTCPVCTGMPGVLPVLNKQAVTFAIKAGLATNCTINRESRFDRKNYFYPDLPKGYQISQFAMPIAEHGFLDIEADGKEKRIGITRIHMEEDAGKLIHDPLRGKSLVDLNRTGVPLIEIVSEPDLRTAAQAGAYLRKLHAILKYIDVCDGNMEQGSFRCDANVSLRPVGQEEFGIRTELKNLNSFKNVEKAILYEIQRQTYVLEEGGQVIQETRLWDPTKNRTASMRGKEEAHDYRYFPDPDLVPLIVDDAWIEEVRGGMPELPDEKKQRFITEYNLSEYDAGVLTTDLDMANFFEETIKPLKNIKQAANWTMTTLMGMLNAKGVEISDSPVSAHEFSKLLGLLESSRINANAAKTVFEQMVETGQDPESIVKEKGLEQVSDQGELEAMVDEIINENPEEVQAYRDGKTKLFSFFMGQVMKKTRGKADPKVVTPMLKSKL; translated from the coding sequence ATGGCATTTGAACCTGTTATCGGACTAGAGGTCCACGCCCAGCTTAAAACTAAGACTAAAATTTTCTGCAACTGCTCAACCACCTTCGGCAAGGCCCCCAACGCCAATACCTGCCCCGTATGCACGGGTATGCCGGGGGTTTTACCGGTACTGAATAAACAAGCCGTCACCTTTGCGATCAAAGCCGGTCTTGCCACCAACTGCACCATCAACCGGGAAAGCCGGTTTGACAGAAAAAATTATTTTTACCCGGATCTTCCCAAGGGTTACCAGATCTCCCAGTTTGCCATGCCCATTGCCGAACACGGCTTTCTGGATATTGAAGCAGATGGAAAGGAAAAGCGCATCGGCATTACCCGCATCCACATGGAAGAAGATGCCGGAAAGCTTATCCACGATCCCTTGCGCGGTAAAAGCCTGGTAGACCTGAACAGAACAGGCGTTCCCCTTATTGAAATTGTCAGTGAGCCCGACCTTCGCACAGCGGCCCAAGCAGGTGCATACCTAAGAAAACTGCACGCCATTTTAAAATACATTGACGTTTGCGACGGCAACATGGAACAGGGCTCATTCAGATGTGACGCCAATGTCTCCCTGCGGCCCGTGGGGCAGGAAGAATTCGGCATCCGCACCGAGCTTAAAAATCTGAACTCATTTAAGAATGTGGAAAAAGCCATCCTGTATGAAATCCAGCGTCAGACCTATGTATTGGAAGAGGGTGGACAGGTCATCCAGGAGACCCGCCTGTGGGATCCGACCAAAAACCGCACCGCATCCATGCGGGGCAAGGAAGAGGCCCACGATTACAGATATTTCCCTGATCCCGACCTTGTACCGCTGATTGTGGACGATGCCTGGATAGAGGAAGTGCGCGGCGGCATGCCGGAACTGCCCGATGAAAAAAAGCAGCGGTTTATCACGGAATACAATCTGTCTGAGTATGATGCCGGTGTTTTAACAACCGACCTGGACATGGCCAATTTTTTTGAGGAGACCATTAAGCCGCTAAAAAACATCAAGCAGGCCGCCAACTGGACCATGACCACCCTCATGGGCATGCTTAACGCCAAGGGCGTTGAAATCAGTGATTCACCTGTTTCAGCTCATGAGTTTTCAAAACTCCTAGGACTTCTGGAATCTTCCCGAATTAATGCCAACGCCGCCAAAACCGTTTTTGAACAAATGGTTGAAACCGGCCAAGATCCGGAATCCATAGTCAAAGAAAAAGGCCTTGAACAAGTATCAGATCAGGGCGAACTTGAAGCGATGGTGGATGAAATCATCAATGAAAACCCAGAAGAAGTTCAAGCTTACAGGGACGGAAAAACCAAACTGTTCAGCTTTTTCATGGGGCAGGTCATGAAAAAAACACGGGGGAAGGCAGACCCCAAAGTGGTCACGCCCATGCTTAAATCAAAACTGTAA
- a CDS encoding DUF2065 domain-containing protein, whose amino-acid sequence MKFFFCVMGMVMIVEGLPYFIAPHKMQQMVTLIQQMPEGGLRRFGFFMMLAGLAVVYLAMGGG is encoded by the coding sequence ATGAAATTTTTTTTCTGCGTGATGGGCATGGTCATGATTGTGGAAGGGCTGCCCTATTTCATAGCGCCGCATAAAATGCAACAGATGGTAACGCTAATCCAGCAAATGCCCGAAGGCGGCTTAAGGCGGTTTGGCTTCTTTATGATGCTTGCAGGTCTGGCGGTCGTATACCTTGCCATGGGGGGCGGTTGA
- the queA gene encoding tRNA preQ1(34) S-adenosylmethionine ribosyltransferase-isomerase QueA produces the protein MYNLSDYHYNLPESLIAQAPCEHRSLSRLMHLDRRSHGISHRRFLDIADLLRPGDLLVVNDTRVVPARLLGHKPTGGRVEVLIIDYAAGMKHLADTGRFQCDCLIRASRRPEPGTVLDLGQDIKATVIEHRDRISVVSFDGGNDFLSRLKKAGKMPLPPYIKRNKNPGQGKGAPAQMDEVKDRQDYQTVYAQAEGAVAAPTAGLHFTNDLLATLSEKGVDVARITLHVGYGTFVPVRVKDIRDHQIHSEYFIVDEQTAETINQARGAGRRVIAVGTTAVRTLEFCTDPGGRISAGRGRCDLFIYPGYRFKCVDAMLTNFHLPESTLLMLISAFYDRERILDAYKVAVAETYRFFSYGDAMFIE, from the coding sequence ATGTACAATCTGTCTGACTACCACTATAATTTGCCCGAATCCTTGATTGCCCAGGCACCCTGTGAACACAGAAGTCTGTCCCGGCTCATGCACCTGGACCGCAGAAGCCATGGCATCAGCCATCGCAGGTTTCTTGATATCGCTGATCTGTTGCGTCCCGGTGATTTGCTGGTGGTCAATGACACCCGGGTGGTGCCGGCAAGACTTTTAGGGCATAAACCCACGGGGGGACGCGTAGAGGTCCTCATTATTGACTATGCGGCTGGCATGAAACACCTGGCCGATACCGGACGGTTCCAGTGTGACTGTCTGATCAGGGCGTCACGCAGGCCGGAACCGGGTACGGTACTTGATCTGGGTCAGGATATCAAGGCCACTGTGATTGAACACCGGGACCGAATTTCTGTGGTCTCCTTTGATGGCGGCAATGATTTTTTATCCCGATTAAAAAAAGCAGGCAAAATGCCCCTGCCGCCTTATATCAAACGGAATAAAAATCCGGGGCAGGGGAAAGGCGCACCGGCGCAAATGGATGAGGTGAAAGACCGGCAGGATTACCAGACGGTTTATGCTCAAGCCGAAGGTGCCGTGGCCGCACCCACGGCCGGGCTTCATTTTACAAACGACCTGCTTGCAACGCTTTCTGAAAAGGGTGTGGACGTGGCCCGTATTACCCTGCATGTGGGGTATGGCACCTTTGTCCCGGTGCGGGTTAAGGATATACGGGATCACCAGATTCACTCGGAATATTTTATTGTAGATGAGCAGACTGCTGAAACGATTAACCAGGCCCGTGGCGCCGGCCGCAGGGTTATTGCCGTGGGTACCACTGCTGTGCGGACCCTGGAGTTTTGTACCGATCCTGGGGGCAGAATTTCGGCCGGCCGGGGCCGGTGCGATCTGTTTATCTATCCAGGCTACCGGTTCAAATGCGTGGATGCCATGCTCACCAATTTCCACTTGCCTGAATCCACACTGCTTATGCTGATTTCCGCCTTTTATGACCGGGAACGGATTCTGGATGCCTACAAGGTCGCAGTGGCTGAAACGTACCGGTTTTTCAGTTATGGCGATGCCATGTTTATAGAATAG
- the tgt gene encoding tRNA guanosine(34) transglycosylase Tgt, with translation MLTFDLIKDNSKKSDGRDRSRLGRIITDHGVVETPIFMPVGTVGSVKAVSKEDLAHCGAQIILGNTYHLYLRPGVEVIETMKGLHTFTAWNKPMLTDSGGFQFFSLAKLAKFTDEGVHFQSHIDGSRHFFSPERAVEIQMILGSDIMMSLDWCQGHPATDQQVADALNKTTAWAKRGFDFWQENGAVNNLFGIVQGGMVEELRSLSAEQITAIDFPGFAIGGLSVGEPTDVMYEVADYTLPLLPSQKPRYIMGVGTPENLVTLVGMGCDMFDCVMPSRNARNGQLFTHTGTVNIPNAKYKTDERPIDETCGCYTCRNYSRAYLRHLYKSRELLSYRLNTIHNLYYYLDLMAKMRHAIQEDGFPQFKQQFFKARQDQ, from the coding sequence ATGCTTACATTTGACCTGATAAAAGATAATAGTAAAAAAAGTGACGGCCGGGACCGCTCCCGTTTGGGGCGGATCATCACGGACCACGGTGTTGTTGAAACACCTATTTTCATGCCTGTGGGCACTGTGGGATCGGTGAAGGCCGTGTCAAAGGAGGATCTGGCACATTGCGGGGCCCAGATTATTCTTGGCAATACCTACCATTTATATCTGCGGCCGGGCGTCGAAGTCATTGAAACCATGAAAGGGCTTCACACCTTTACGGCCTGGAATAAGCCCATGCTCACCGACTCCGGGGGATTCCAGTTTTTCTCTTTGGCAAAACTGGCCAAGTTCACCGATGAAGGGGTGCATTTTCAATCCCATATTGACGGTTCCCGGCATTTTTTTTCTCCGGAACGGGCCGTTGAAATCCAGATGATTCTGGGGTCGGATATTATGATGTCCCTGGACTGGTGCCAAGGGCATCCGGCGACGGACCAGCAAGTGGCTGATGCCTTGAATAAGACCACGGCCTGGGCGAAAAGAGGCTTTGATTTCTGGCAGGAAAACGGCGCGGTTAATAATCTGTTCGGTATTGTTCAGGGCGGCATGGTCGAAGAACTTCGCTCTTTGTCCGCTGAACAGATCACTGCCATTGATTTTCCCGGCTTTGCCATTGGCGGTCTTTCCGTGGGAGAGCCCACCGACGTGATGTATGAGGTGGCCGATTATACTTTGCCGCTTCTGCCGTCGCAAAAGCCGCGGTACATTATGGGGGTGGGTACGCCTGAAAATCTTGTGACCCTGGTGGGCATGGGCTGCGACATGTTTGACTGTGTGATGCCCTCCAGGAATGCCAGAAACGGCCAGCTTTTTACCCATACCGGTACCGTTAATATCCCCAATGCCAAGTACAAGACGGACGAGCGTCCCATTGATGAAACCTGTGGCTGTTATACCTGCCGCAATTACTCCCGGGCCTATCTTCGCCATCTGTATAAATCCCGGGAACTGTTGTCCTATCGTCTGAACACCATTCATAATCTCTATTATTATCTTGACCTTATGGCCAAAATGCGTCATGCAATACAGGAGGACGGATTCCCTCAATTTAAACAACAGTTCTTTAAAGCAAGGCAGGATCAATAA
- the hypA gene encoding hydrogenase maturation nickel metallochaperone HypA has protein sequence MHEMGIAQQLVTIALDAIPDDIENPRVEKLNLRIGKLAAVVEHSLSFCLEVITKDTPLEGAELIIDEVPVCLRCERCNLEWQTNTPAFGCPACKDGQVTMISGREIEISSIEIADD, from the coding sequence ATGCATGAGATGGGTATTGCCCAACAGCTGGTAACCATCGCCCTGGATGCCATCCCCGATGACATTGAAAATCCAAGGGTGGAGAAACTGAATTTAAGGATCGGCAAATTGGCTGCGGTGGTGGAGCACAGCCTCTCCTTTTGCCTGGAGGTGATCACCAAGGATACTCCCCTTGAAGGCGCTGAACTGATAATTGACGAGGTGCCGGTGTGTCTGCGCTGTGAACGTTGTAACCTTGAATGGCAGACCAATACCCCTGCCTTTGGGTGCCCTGCGTGTAAAGACGGCCAGGTGACCATGATTTCGGGACGGGAGATTGAGATTTCATCCATAGAGATAGCCGATGATTAG
- the hypB gene encoding hydrogenase nickel incorporation protein HypB, with amino-acid sequence MEINIQKRVLEKNESDADRNRAFFREKRVFVLNMMSSPGSGKTETLCRTLEKLMPDIRVGVIVGDVCTTNDADRLSVTGAKVTQINTDQFGGDCHLAAHLIESSARALGCDDLDLLIVENIGNLVCPAEFDIGEDARVVVLSVTEGEDKPLKYPLMFQVADAAILNKIDLLPYLDFDAALAVENMGKVHPGMPVFELSAKTREGIEPWLSWLRTKVKEKLG; translated from the coding sequence ATGGAAATCAATATACAAAAACGGGTATTGGAAAAAAACGAATCCGATGCTGATCGGAACAGGGCATTTTTTAGAGAAAAACGGGTGTTTGTCCTGAATATGATGTCATCGCCGGGATCCGGCAAGACCGAAACCCTGTGCCGGACCCTGGAAAAGCTGATGCCCGATATCCGGGTAGGGGTGATTGTGGGCGATGTCTGCACCACCAATGATGCGGACCGGCTTTCTGTAACAGGCGCCAAAGTGACCCAGATCAACACGGACCAGTTCGGCGGGGACTGTCATCTGGCAGCCCATCTCATTGAATCGTCGGCCAGGGCCCTGGGGTGCGATGACCTTGACCTGCTCATCGTGGAAAACATCGGCAATCTGGTTTGCCCTGCCGAATTTGATATTGGCGAGGATGCAAGGGTCGTGGTTTTAAGCGTCACCGAAGGCGAGGACAAGCCTTTGAAATACCCGCTCATGTTCCAGGTGGCGGATGCCGCCATTTTAAATAAAATAGATCTGTTGCCCTATCTGGATTTTGATGCGGCCCTGGCTGTGGAAAATATGGGCAAGGTGCATCCGGGCATGCCGGTGTTTGAACTTTCCGCCAAGACCCGGGAAGGCATTGAGCCATGGCTCTCATGGCTGCGCACCAAGGTTAAGGAAAAACTGGGATAA
- the amrB gene encoding AmmeMemoRadiSam system protein B, translating into MSVKEMAFAGSWYPGSADQCRSAIERFNDDFKTEADTKILDNPVAGIVPHAGWIYSGKLACRVFAALAHGRRAVDTIVLFGVHMHADSPAFVLDCTAVDTPLGAVEIDKALIDRLVKQADAASVNLKQLTPTRFPEENTLELQYPFIKYFFPKARIVVCAVPPSDAAQALGIAAVVAAKELDRSLAVVGSTDMTHYGPRFGFEPVGSGKAAFDWVAKENDAAAINALTTMDEKQIIHQGLSRHNMCCSGAACAAVAAAKKMGAVKGICLDYASSFDPLEPNADFVGYCGMVFGA; encoded by the coding sequence ATGAGTGTAAAAGAAATGGCATTTGCCGGATCCTGGTATCCGGGCTCAGCTGACCAGTGTCGGTCTGCTATCGAACGGTTTAACGATGATTTTAAAACAGAAGCAGATACAAAAATTCTGGATAATCCTGTGGCGGGTATTGTTCCCCATGCAGGCTGGATTTACTCCGGGAAATTGGCCTGCCGGGTGTTTGCCGCACTGGCCCATGGCCGTCGGGCTGTGGACACCATTGTTCTTTTCGGGGTTCACATGCATGCTGATTCCCCGGCCTTTGTTCTGGACTGCACAGCCGTTGATACCCCTTTGGGCGCCGTTGAAATCGACAAGGCGCTCATAGATCGGCTGGTAAAGCAGGCCGACGCCGCAAGTGTTAACCTGAAGCAATTGACACCCACCCGATTCCCCGAAGAAAATACCCTGGAACTGCAATATCCTTTTATAAAATATTTTTTCCCAAAAGCCCGGATTGTGGTGTGCGCCGTGCCGCCCTCGGATGCGGCGCAAGCATTGGGAATAGCCGCAGTTGTGGCTGCAAAAGAGCTGGACCGCTCCCTGGCGGTGGTGGGTTCCACCGACATGACCCATTACGGCCCGCGATTCGGATTTGAACCGGTTGGGTCGGGCAAGGCTGCATTTGACTGGGTTGCAAAGGAAAATGACGCGGCTGCCATTAACGCATTAACAACCATGGATGAAAAGCAGATTATTCACCAGGGACTGTCCCGCCATAATATGTGCTGTTCCGGGGCGGCCTGTGCGGCTGTCGCTGCTGCAAAAAAAATGGGCGCAGTCAAAGGTATCTGCCTTGACTACGCCTCAAGTTTTGATCCGTTAGAGCCCAACGCCGATTTTGTGGGATATTGCGGTATGGTTTTCGGTGCATAG
- a CDS encoding Uma2 family endonuclease, producing the protein MDTRQKENIRITPEAYLELERTSQIKHEYINGEIFAMTGGSLNHNQINGNIFNQLKNRLRGSSCRPFTNDMRVKINEINKYTYPDIAVVCGEIELERIKGVETLLNPIVIIEILSNATELYDRGKKFRHYRQIDSLQEYILVSQYNCLVERFVRGDKGIWQILNPYTHMEQSISIEAIDCELTLSDVYELVEFEV; encoded by the coding sequence ATGGACACCCGACAAAAAGAAAATATCCGGATAACACCGGAAGCTTACCTGGAGCTTGAGAGGACGTCACAAATCAAGCATGAGTACATCAATGGTGAAATTTTTGCCATGACAGGCGGCAGTCTGAACCATAACCAGATCAACGGGAATATTTTCAATCAACTCAAAAATAGGCTTCGGGGCTCGTCATGCAGGCCTTTTACAAACGACATGCGGGTCAAAATCAATGAGATCAATAAGTATACCTATCCGGATATTGCCGTTGTCTGTGGAGAGATCGAACTGGAAAGAATAAAAGGCGTTGAAACATTACTGAATCCCATTGTCATTATCGAGATTCTTTCAAATGCCACCGAACTGTATGATCGGGGAAAAAAGTTCAGGCATTATCGGCAGATTGATTCACTTCAGGAATATATCCTTGTTTCTCAATACAATTGTCTTGTGGAGCGTTTTGTTCGTGGTGACAAAGGCATTTGGCAAATATTGAACCCATACACCCATATGGAGCAATCCATCAGTATAGAGGCCATTGATTGTGAATTAACGCTTTCAGATGTTTATGAACTGGTCGAATTTGAAGTTTAG
- a CDS encoding HepT-like ribonuclease domain-containing protein has product MPDKALTLEVLGQIENAAQKVVTRFETIRYPGDFTDSAAGVEKMDAICMMLIVIGESLKNLDKITECKLLPHYPEVDWKKAKGMRDIITHHYADINADTVFFTCKKKIPQLLSTTKKMIKDLKSS; this is encoded by the coding sequence ATGCCTGATAAAGCCCTTACTTTGGAAGTCCTCGGACAAATTGAGAATGCTGCGCAAAAAGTTGTTACTCGTTTTGAAACAATCAGGTACCCCGGGGATTTTACAGATTCAGCAGCAGGGGTGGAAAAAATGGATGCAATCTGTATGATGCTGATCGTTATCGGTGAATCACTTAAAAATCTGGATAAAATTACTGAGTGTAAATTGTTGCCGCACTATCCGGAGGTGGATTGGAAAAAAGCAAAAGGAATGCGTGATATCATCACTCACCACTATGCCGATATCAATGCCGATACCGTGTTCTTTACATGCAAGAAAAAAATTCCTCAGCTTTTATCCACGACTAAAAAAATGATCAAGGATCTCAAATCATCATAG
- a CDS encoding nucleotidyltransferase domain-containing protein, giving the protein MDNTDIMNILKNYKKEVSGQYNIISIGVFGSVARNTPGEESDIDIVIKISEPDLFMLAGIKDDLKRRFNKPVDIVTYSENMNPFLKKRIDKEAVYA; this is encoded by the coding sequence ATGGATAATACGGATATCATGAACATTCTGAAAAACTATAAAAAGGAAGTTTCAGGACAATACAATATTATTTCAATCGGTGTCTTCGGATCGGTCGCCCGGAATACCCCAGGCGAAGAAAGCGATATAGATATTGTAATAAAAATTTCTGAACCGGACTTGTTCATGCTTGCAGGCATAAAAGATGATCTTAAGAGAAGATTCAACAAACCTGTAGACATTGTCACTTACAGTGAAAATATGAATCCGTTTTTAAAAAAACGCATTGATAAAGAGGCTGTCTATGCCTGA
- the gltX gene encoding glutamate--tRNA ligase gives MDTIITRFPPSPTGYLHIGGARTALFNWLWARKNAGQFVLRIEDTDEARSTKESVDAILESMEWLGIDWDDGPYFQTQRHDIYNEHIDRLVEQGHAYYCDCTPEEVNAMREEAKAKGLKPMYNGKCRNRGLKKGENTVVRLKTPDTGVTIVDDIVKGSTAFQNTEIDDFIIQRSSGMAMYNLAVVVDDITMGINTIIRGDDHLVNTPKQILIYQALGAPLPVFGHVPMVLGADKARLSKRHGAMSVGEYKKMGFLADALINYLVRLGWSHGDQEFFERQELIEKFDLEHLGRSAGMFDMDKLYALNAKHIQKKKPIELGDDLVPHLVDLGIDAQNDAFTQGVIETLQPRSKTLVEMAQGAVFYYKDEIEFEEKAAKKFLKPGTEDLLNKCADGFEGLGDDFSQGAQEEIFKQIMEETGLGFGKIAQPLRVAVTGTTVSPGIFEMFIALGKEKTVQRIKKAAQFCAAQG, from the coding sequence ATGGATACAATAATTACACGCTTTCCGCCCTCCCCCACCGGCTACCTGCATATCGGCGGTGCCAGGACTGCACTTTTCAACTGGCTGTGGGCCAGAAAAAACGCAGGGCAGTTTGTGCTACGTATAGAAGACACTGATGAAGCCCGTTCCACAAAAGAGTCCGTGGACGCCATTCTGGAATCCATGGAATGGCTGGGAATTGACTGGGATGACGGCCCCTATTTCCAGACCCAGCGCCATGATATTTACAATGAACACATTGACCGCCTGGTTGAACAGGGCCATGCCTACTATTGCGACTGCACGCCCGAAGAGGTTAATGCCATGCGCGAAGAGGCCAAGGCCAAGGGGCTTAAGCCCATGTATAACGGCAAGTGCCGGAACCGCGGGCTTAAAAAAGGGGAAAACACCGTGGTGCGGTTAAAAACCCCGGACACAGGCGTCACCATTGTGGACGACATTGTCAAAGGCAGTACCGCTTTTCAGAATACGGAAATTGATGACTTCATCATCCAGAGAAGTTCAGGTATGGCCATGTATAACCTTGCAGTGGTGGTGGATGACATTACCATGGGTATTAATACGATTATCCGGGGGGATGACCACCTGGTAAATACACCCAAACAGATTCTGATTTACCAGGCATTAGGCGCACCCTTGCCGGTGTTCGGCCATGTACCCATGGTGCTGGGGGCGGATAAGGCCCGGCTGAGTAAACGTCATGGCGCCATGTCAGTGGGTGAATATAAAAAGATGGGATTTCTGGCTGATGCACTGATTAACTACCTGGTCAGACTGGGATGGTCCCATGGAGACCAGGAATTTTTTGAGCGCCAAGAGCTTATTGAAAAGTTCGACCTTGAACATCTTGGCCGCTCTGCCGGTATGTTTGACATGGATAAGCTGTACGCCCTGAACGCCAAACACATCCAGAAAAAGAAACCCATAGAATTAGGCGATGACCTTGTGCCTCACCTGGTGGACCTTGGCATTGACGCCCAAAATGATGCCTTTACCCAGGGGGTAATCGAAACGCTTCAGCCTAGAAGCAAAACCCTTGTGGAAATGGCCCAGGGTGCGGTTTTTTACTATAAGGATGAAATTGAGTTTGAGGAAAAGGCTGCCAAAAAATTCCTTAAACCTGGAACTGAGGATCTTTTAAACAAATGTGCCGATGGCTTTGAAGGCCTTGGGGACGACTTCAGCCAGGGTGCCCAGGAAGAGATCTTTAAACAGATCATGGAAGAAACAGGGCTCGGGTTTGGTAAAATTGCCCAGCCCCTGCGGGTGGCTGTCACCGGAACAACGGTGAGCCCCGGCATATTTGAAATGTTTATCGCCCTTGGAAAAGAAAAAACCGTCCAGCGCATCAAAAAGGCGGCACAATTTTGTGCGGCCCAGGGCTAA
- the rpmF gene encoding 50S ribosomal protein L32, translated as MAVPKQKVSKARGRKRRTHYKTSAPTVTLCPECQEPKLPHTACPECGAYKGRNVNPEMDTDD; from the coding sequence ATGGCCGTACCCAAACAGAAAGTTTCCAAAGCAAGAGGAAGAAAAAGACGTACCCATTATAAAACCAGTGCCCCCACTGTAACCCTGTGTCCCGAGTGCCAGGAGCCCAAACTGCCCCATACTGCATGTCCTGAATGCGGCGCATACAAAGGCAGAAATGTAAACCCTGAAATGGATACAGACGATTAG
- the acpP gene encoding acyl carrier protein → MTIETKVRKIIAEKIPGIDIEDVVPQASLIEDLGADSLTIVELIMSMEEIFEIEIDDDQAEKLSTVQDIYDFIASKS, encoded by the coding sequence ATGACCATTGAAACCAAAGTAAGAAAAATTATTGCTGAAAAAATTCCCGGCATTGATATTGAGGATGTGGTGCCCCAGGCGTCGTTGATCGAAGATCTTGGTGCTGATTCTCTGACTATTGTTGAGCTTATCATGTCAATGGAAGAGATTTTTGAAATTGAAATTGACGATGATCAGGCCGAAAAACTGTCAACTGTCCAGGATATTTATGATTTCATTGCATCGAAATCATAG
- the rpiB gene encoding ribose 5-phosphate isomerase B — translation MDKDKQIIIGSDHAAFELKEKIKDLLIGLGYEVEDAGTHSTDSVNYADFGKKVAGAVSDGTFSRGILLCGTGLGMSMQANRFKGVRAALCSDIFSARMSRQHNDANILVMGGRIVGDILAFELVKEWLATPFEGGRHLDRIRSLDEERRD, via the coding sequence ATGGATAAGGATAAACAGATCATAATCGGCAGTGACCATGCCGCGTTTGAATTAAAGGAAAAGATCAAGGACCTGCTCATCGGCCTTGGCTATGAAGTTGAGGATGCGGGTACCCACAGCACTGATTCTGTAAATTATGCCGATTTCGGCAAAAAGGTGGCCGGGGCGGTTTCCGACGGTACATTCAGCCGGGGCATTCTTTTGTGCGGTACCGGCCTTGGCATGTCCATGCAGGCCAACCGGTTTAAAGGCGTACGGGCAGCATTGTGCTCGGATATTTTTTCCGCCAGGATGAGCCGGCAGCACAATGATGCTAATATCCTGGTCATGGGTGGTCGTATAGTCGGTGACATTCTTGCCTTTGAGCTGGTCAAAGAATGGCTTGCCACCCCCTTTGAAGGTGGTCGCCATCTGGATCGTATTCGTTCCCTGGATGAAGAAAGGCGCGATTGA